A genomic stretch from Oreochromis niloticus isolate F11D_XX linkage group LG11, O_niloticus_UMD_NMBU, whole genome shotgun sequence includes:
- the LOC109204215 gene encoding NACHT, LRR and PYD domains-containing protein 1b allele 2-like: protein MERMESRQYMPAGPLMDVTVAAGKLNEVHLPHWICIDDIPDILDMFAVVHIDDCGDVVEKVSEVTPSHVKLTEPIFSLRAVLMKLGVPVKINCNVLIYQTNTAFLTLHVYLIPRDPGLQQTMDRREESCGYKVIRKPHPEKSLKMFHRFILRADLDGAEICPQVLKLRYESRTPNFFEVYMKNPDRDFQLRLTPKKELQSVWTRTVRKDEYQRSGKVQENHFVDKHRVELIQRVSNIELILDELLKEKVIQQESYDRIRALQTSQEKMRELYSGPLKAGSASKDVFYQILQTHERLLVNDLC, encoded by the exons ATGGAGAGGATGGAGAGCAGACAATACATGCCTGCAGGTCCTCTGATGGACGTCACAGTCGCTGCTGGGAAGTTAAATGAAGTTCACCTGCCACACTGGATCTGCATCG ATGACATCCCTGACATATTGGACATGTTTGCAGTCGTTCACATAGATGACTGTGGAGATGTTGTGGAAAAAGTGTCTGAGGTCACACCATCACATGTCAAGTTAACTGAACCGATTTTCTCTCTGAGAGCGGTCCTGATGAAACTCGGCGTTCCTGTGAAAATCAACTGTAACGTGTTGATATATCAGACCAACACAGCTTTCCTCACACTGCATGTTTATCTGATCCCAC GTGATCCTGGTCTACAGCAG ACGATGGACCGGAGAGAAGAATCCTGTGGATACAAAGTCATCCGAAAGCCACATCCAGAAAAGTCCTTGAAAATGTTTCATCGTTTCATCCTAAGAGCAGATTTGGATGGTGCAGAAATCTGTCCTCAG GTGTTAAAGCTCAGATATGAAAGCAGAACTCCAAATTTCTTTGAAGTGTACATGAAGAATCCAGACAGAGACTTCCAGCTCAGACTCACACCAAAAAAAGAGCTTCAGTCAGTTTGGACCCGCACTGTTAGAAAAG ATGAATACCAAAGAAGTGGTAAAGTACAAG AAAACCACTTTGTGGATAAACACAGAGTGGAGCTGATCCAGAGAGTGAGCAACATCGAGCTGATTCTGGATGAGCTCCTGAAAGAAAAAGTTATCCAGCAGGAAAGTTATGACAGAATCAGAGCTCTGCAGACCTCTCAGGAAAAGATGAGGGAACTCTACAGCGGTCCCCTGAAAGCTGGCAGTGCCTCCAAAGATGTCTTCTACCAAATCCTTCAGACACACGAGAGACTCCTTGTTAATGACCTCTGCTGA